One Palaemon carinicauda isolate YSFRI2023 chromosome 4, ASM3689809v2, whole genome shotgun sequence DNA segment encodes these proteins:
- the LOC137639354 gene encoding uncharacterized protein B0403.1-like, whose amino-acid sequence MSLHEDKFEFMSHAVNRRNPLLQLPFTADLYQYSTSKGTLTPSDQLRDLGVTVTSDLKWTAHIKDMANKARQKAGWVLSVFFNRSPTIMLTLYKSMVRSLLEYCCPLWNPQSVSDIEELEGVQRTFTARIAGAQHLNYWERLKKLSIMSLQR is encoded by the coding sequence ATGTCATTGCATGAAGATAAGTTCGAGTTTATGAGCCATGCAGTAAATAGGAGGAATCCTTTGCTACAATTACCGTTTACTGCCGACCTATATCAGTATTCAACGTCcaaaggcactctcactccttccgACCAACTGAGAGATCTTGGAGTTACTGTTACCTCGGACCTAAAGTGGACTGCTCATATCAAAGATATGGCCAACAAAGCAAGACAAAAAGCCGGATGGGTTCTCAGCGTCTTCTTTAACCGGAGTCCTACCATCATGCTAACTTTGTACAAGTCTATGGTACGCAGTCTACTAGAGTACTGTTGTCCTCTGTGGAATCCCCAAAGTGTGTCGGACATCGAAGAACTGGAAGGAGTTCAGCGGACTTTTACTGCACGAATTGCAGGGGCTCAGCATCTCAACTACTGGGAGAGACTCAAGAAACTATCCATCATGTCACTGCAACGCTGA
- the LOC137639353 gene encoding uncharacterized protein, which produces MKTLLDEMKTTVLGEIKSLRLEMDLYKQQMDMLMKDRAHPTLPWNSQYSTTASSSQRPLTESWLKPYVHDAQISIEDYNIHRCDRSTRVGGGVILYTHCDLPITNTEKLDQDSCQLLVCTSEPSEMNIGAFQDDYLCDFNFPDFTWDPPLARPPSSSTHLLEKFMNNHLFSQYILQPTRQGNTLDLFLTNSASLVTHVLVKPTRMSDHDLIEIYLSYNPCQPNVNAPPVFDPASFRGLDFTKADFSSISSKVEAVDWHDVLESNGIDCFPETFRDMLLSICQEHCPPKLPPKRQRSHILRRLSHKKRRLQDRLEGATVDPSTPSELIQRLNNEIALVHYDIRDAIVNERHFREEVAVGKVKSNPKYFYSYAKRFSRQKQTISMLFDESNNICTDPQLIANILQTQFKSVFSDPRDVDIAAADFTPPTITERFEDSQLLFSEGDVISAIDDMKADSAPGPDGIPSVLLKSCKHALARPIFILWSQSYESGVVPSFYKNSLLHHFENILENFLEGNDTDYIYLDYAKAFDKVDYALLIKKLSKYGIHPKIVKWIESFLKDRTQQVAVEGQFSVAALILSGVPQGTILGPILFLIFINDITLCVGNSVVRCFADDTRIMRAISTTPDMVLLQQDLNTVT; this is translated from the exons ATGAAGACTCTCCTAGACGAAATGAAGACAACCGTTCTAGGGGAGATCAAGTCCTTGAGGCTAGAGATGGATCTGTACAAGCAACAAATGGATATGCTAATGAAAGACAGGGCCCACCCAACTCTACCCTGGAACAGCCAATACTCCACTACGGCCTCTTCAAGCCAACGCC CTCTCACGGAGTCGTGGTTAAAACCTTATGTTCACGACGCTCAAATCAGCATCGAAGACTACAATATTCATCGATGCGACCGTAGCACTAGGGTTGGTGGCGGGGTTATTCTTTATACCCACTGTGATCTTCCAATCACAAATACAGAGAAGCTTGACCAAGATTCCTGCCAGCTTCTTGTGTGTACATCGGAGCCTTCCGAGATGAACATCGGAGCCTTCCAAGATGATTATCTGT GCGATTTTAACTTCCCAGACTTTACCTGGGATCCTCCCTTGGCACGCCCACCAAGCTCATCCACTCATCTCTTAGAGAAGTTTATGAACAACCACCTTTTCAGTCAATACATCCTCCAACCCACACGTCAAGGCAACACTTTAGACCTCTTTCTCACCAACTCAGCCTCGCTTGTGACCCATGTGCTTGTGAAACCTACGAGAATGTCTGATCATGATCTGATAGAGATTTACCTATCCTACAATCCATGTCAGCCAAATGTAAATGCTCCTCCGGTGTTTGACCCCGCCTCGTTCCGGGGACTTGATTTTACTAAAGCAGACTTTTCCAGCATCAGCAGTAAAGTTGAAGCTGTAGACTGGCATGATGTTCTCGAATCTAACGGTATAGATTGCTTTCCGGAAACCTTTAGGGACATGTTACTTAGTATATGTCAGGAACACTGTCCTCCCAAGCTCCCCCCTAAGCGCCAGAGATCTCACATATTGCGTCGCCTCTCCCACAAAAAGCGAAGACTTCAAGACAGGTTAGAGGGGGCAACCGTGGACCCTTCTACTCCCTCAGAGCTCATCCAACGTCTTAACAATGAGATTGCTCTTGTCCACTACGACATCAGAGATGCAATTGTCAACGAGAGACACTTCAGAGAAGAGGTAGCTGTCGGGAAGGTCAAATCAAATCCAAAGTACTTTTATAGCTATGCTAAGAGATTTTCCCGGCAAAAACAGACCATTAGCATGCTTTTTGATGAAAGCAATAATATTTGTACTGATCCTCAGCTAATAGCCAACATATTGCAAACCCAGTTCAAATCGGTTTTCAGCGACCCAAGAGATGTCGACATTGCTGCAGCAGACTTTACACCGCCGACAATTACTGAAAGATTTGAGGACTCCCAATTACTTTTCAGTGAAGGAGATGTTATATCTGCCATTGATGACATGAAGGCAGACTCAGCCCCTGGCCCTGATGGTATCCCTTCTGTGCTGCTCAAGTCCTGTAAACATGCGTTGGCACGACCTATTTTCATCCTCTGGTCACAATCCTATGAATCAGGTGTAGTCCCGTCCTTCTACAAGAACTCC CTTCTCCATCACTTCGAGAACATTCTGGAGAACTTTCTTGAGGGAAACGATACCGATTACATTTATTTGGACTACGCCAAAGCTTTCGATAAGGTGGATTATGCCCTACTCATCAAGAAGCTCTCCAAGTATGGAATCCATCCGAAGATTGTGAAATGGATCGAATCCTTTCTTAAGGATCGCACACAGCAAGTCGCAGTTGAAGGCCAGTTCAGTGTTGCAGCCTTAATTctgagtggagtacctcaaggaaccATTCTGGGTCCTATACTGTTTCTTATATTCATAAACGACATAACACTGTGTGTAGGCAACAGTGTCGTTCGTTGCTTTGCTGACGATACAAGGATTATGAGAGCAATATCAACTACTCCTGATATGGTACTCTTGCAACAGGATCTGAATACTGTTACCTAA